In one Mucilaginibacter ginsenosidivorax genomic region, the following are encoded:
- a CDS encoding glycoside hydrolase family 43 protein → MSKIFNNYFLGFAFFLLATSAALAQTAHNPIISADVPDISIIRVGNTYYMSSTTMHMSPGVPIMKSTDLVNWKLVSYAYDILDDTDDLNLNNGKSSYGRGSWASSLRYHNGVYYVSTFAGNTGKTYIYTTHNIEKGPWKAISFKPSLHDHSLFFDDDGKAYMIYGSGRIMLAQLKDDLSGLKPDTKPQVLIENASLAAGPNLGLPAEGSQMFKINGKYYLFNISWPRGGMRSVLIHRADKITGPYEGRLALQDKGVAQGGLVNTPNDRWFAYLFRDFGSVGRVPYLVPVKWEDGWPVLGINHQAPDTVALPANKPLMPGIISSDEFNRRRGERNLPLVWQWNHNPDNQLWSLSQRKGYLRLTTGRLDTTLITARNTLTQRTFGPECSAITAIDVSGLKDGDCAGLALLQQKFGWVGVKVKNGNKFIVMVNAQGGSPAELASIPLAQNRVYLKAACDFKDKADKAYFYYSIDGNNWVSIGNTLQMAYTIPHFMGYRFGLFNYATKVTGGYADFDYFRLSDKIAALQ, encoded by the coding sequence ATGAGCAAAATTTTCAATAACTATTTTCTGGGATTCGCTTTTTTTTTATTGGCTACCTCCGCGGCTTTGGCACAAACGGCTCATAATCCGATTATCTCCGCGGACGTACCTGATATTTCAATAATCAGGGTAGGTAATACTTATTACATGAGCAGTACTACTATGCATATGAGCCCCGGAGTGCCGATCATGAAATCTACAGATTTGGTTAACTGGAAACTTGTTAGCTATGCATATGATATTTTGGATGATACTGATGACCTAAATCTAAACAATGGCAAGAGTAGCTATGGGCGAGGTTCGTGGGCAAGCAGTCTGCGTTATCACAATGGCGTTTACTATGTATCTACTTTTGCGGGCAATACCGGCAAAACTTATATTTATACAACGCATAATATTGAAAAAGGCCCGTGGAAGGCTATATCCTTTAAACCAAGCCTGCATGACCACTCCTTGTTTTTTGACGATGATGGCAAAGCTTATATGATTTATGGAAGCGGGCGCATCATGTTGGCGCAATTGAAGGATGACCTGTCGGGCTTAAAACCCGACACAAAGCCACAGGTGTTAATAGAGAACGCCAGCCTGGCTGCCGGACCGAATTTAGGATTGCCGGCAGAAGGCTCGCAGATGTTCAAAATCAACGGGAAATATTACCTGTTCAATATTTCGTGGCCACGTGGCGGAATGCGAAGTGTTCTTATTCACCGGGCAGATAAAATTACCGGCCCATATGAAGGCCGCCTGGCATTACAGGACAAAGGCGTAGCCCAGGGTGGTTTGGTAAATACACCAAACGACCGGTGGTTTGCCTACCTTTTCCGCGATTTTGGTTCAGTAGGCCGGGTGCCTTACCTGGTGCCGGTAAAATGGGAAGATGGCTGGCCTGTATTGGGCATAAATCATCAGGCGCCCGATACTGTAGCGTTACCGGCAAACAAACCGTTAATGCCGGGAATCATCTCATCTGATGAGTTTAACCGCAGGCGCGGCGAACGCAATTTACCCCTGGTTTGGCAATGGAACCATAACCCAGATAATCAATTATGGTCGCTAAGTCAGCGTAAGGGATACCTCAGGTTAACTACAGGGAGGCTTGATACTACTTTAATTACGGCGAGAAATACGCTTACACAGCGCACATTTGGCCCTGAATGCTCGGCCATTACAGCTATTGATGTATCCGGCCTTAAAGATGGTGATTGCGCCGGGCTTGCGTTGTTACAGCAAAAATTTGGATGGGTGGGTGTAAAGGTTAAAAACGGGAATAAGTTTATCGTTATGGTAAATGCGCAGGGTGGTTCGCCGGCAGAGTTGGCAAGTATTCCGTTAGCCCAAAACAGGGTGTATTTAAAGGCCGCGTGTGATTTTAAGGATAAGGCCGACAAAGCCTATTTTTATTATAGCATCGACGGAAATAATTGGGTGTCAATTGGCAACACGCTTCAAATGGCGTATACTATTCCTCATTTTATGGGTTACCGGTTTGGCCTTTTTAACTACGCCACAAAAGTTACGGGCGGCTATGCCGACTTTGATTATTTTCGGTTAAGCGATAAAATCGCGGCTCTGCAATAA